In Treponema denticola, one genomic interval encodes:
- a CDS encoding P13 family porin yields MKKMLMVTVLLLIGFSLYAEENVKQINEDDESFSYYLTVNQLISKNLFKNKDLISEYSQKLNNEQILLIQKKYQKDLAVPLLLNGFVGFGSGNFACGDMLGGGIHAAIDGLSVLSVLTMQFINLVDLFSTTSSDFQTGLANIDRRMKIFSYVAYSAGSIMLVNRIASLITASLYVKRYNQTLNDVLIKKIPKVSFTPVPVISPEGVGLALNIRF; encoded by the coding sequence ATGAAAAAAATGCTTATGGTTACAGTGCTTTTGCTCATAGGTTTTTCTTTATATGCCGAAGAAAATGTAAAACAAATTAATGAAGATGATGAAAGTTTTTCTTATTATTTGACTGTGAATCAACTTATAAGTAAAAACCTTTTTAAAAACAAAGATTTAATCTCTGAATATTCTCAAAAATTAAATAATGAGCAAATTTTATTGATTCAAAAAAAATACCAAAAAGACTTGGCTGTGCCTCTTTTGTTAAATGGGTTTGTCGGGTTCGGCAGCGGTAATTTTGCTTGCGGCGATATGCTGGGCGGAGGAATTCATGCCGCTATTGACGGTTTATCGGTGTTATCGGTGCTTACTATGCAATTTATTAATTTGGTAGATCTATTTTCCACCACTAGTTCGGACTTTCAGACAGGTCTAGCCAATATTGATAGGAGAATGAAGATATTCAGTTATGTGGCCTATTCAGCCGGAAGTATTATGCTTGTTAACCGTATTGCTTCATTAATTACAGCGAGCTTATATGTAAAAAGGTATAATCAAACCTTAAATGATGTGTTAATAAAAAAGATACCTAAGGTTTCATTTACTCCTGTTCCTGTCATTAGTCCTGAGGGAGTAGGGCTTGCTTTGAATATAAGATTTTAG
- a CDS encoding YbaK/EbsC family protein, which translates to MGLKEARDHLSLFSLEDRIIEFETSSATVDLAAEAVGCRPEFIVKTLAFMVKEDPILILLAGSARIDNAKFRKTFHCKTKMMNEEQLFNFIGHPAGGVCPFGLKTQVPVYIDESIRPLDWVYPAAGTENTAVRMNVQELEKASQAVTWISVSK; encoded by the coding sequence ATGGGATTAAAAGAAGCACGCGATCATTTAAGCTTATTTTCACTGGAAGACAGAATTATAGAATTCGAAACCTCAAGTGCAACCGTAGATCTTGCGGCAGAGGCGGTAGGCTGTAGGCCAGAATTCATCGTAAAAACCCTGGCATTTATGGTAAAAGAAGATCCTATACTCATCCTTCTTGCAGGATCGGCCCGCATAGACAATGCAAAATTCAGGAAAACATTCCACTGCAAAACAAAGATGATGAATGAAGAACAGCTTTTCAATTTTATCGGCCATCCTGCAGGCGGGGTTTGCCCCTTCGGCCTAAAGACTCAAGTTCCTGTTTATATAGACGAATCTATAAGGCCATTGGATTGGGTCTATCCCGCAGCAGGAACCGAAAACACGGCCGTCCGCATGAATGTTCAAGAACTTGAAAAAGCATCACAAGCTGTAACATGGATAAGCGTGAGCAAATAA
- a CDS encoding lysophospholipid acyltransferase family protein, with product MGAFIAISCCLVLLSWRSALIGICHSVYRKGCDWVNSRVIVGPAPRLIFAVFKKYIGFRFEGDYSLIDKLPDQYLVISNHQSLLDIVVHMNYYNGTRLRFVAKEELGHNIPLVSPMLKSGKHCLVKRTGSPTQAMKSVDKFAEHVVKNNLIPVIFPEGSRSKDGELKTFHAAGFRRFLNSAPMPVAVCAVDGGWKLSSLTRLAKNLKGGAYRIKLLKVYDAPLTKEDQLKILEEGKALIQAQLDKWRSC from the coding sequence GTGGGTGCCTTTATTGCAATTTCATGTTGTTTAGTTCTTTTAAGTTGGAGGTCCGCTCTCATCGGTATATGCCATTCCGTATATAGAAAGGGATGCGATTGGGTTAATAGCCGTGTAATAGTCGGTCCGGCCCCCCGTTTGATTTTTGCTGTCTTTAAAAAATATATAGGTTTTAGGTTTGAAGGAGATTATTCTCTTATCGATAAATTGCCGGATCAATATTTGGTTATATCCAATCACCAAAGCCTTTTAGATATCGTGGTTCATATGAACTATTATAACGGTACCCGTCTCCGTTTTGTTGCAAAAGAGGAATTAGGGCATAATATTCCCCTTGTATCGCCTATGTTAAAAAGCGGAAAACACTGTCTGGTAAAAAGAACCGGAAGTCCCACTCAGGCTATGAAGTCTGTCGACAAATTTGCAGAACATGTTGTAAAAAATAATCTTATTCCAGTTATCTTCCCTGAAGGCTCCCGCTCAAAGGATGGAGAGTTAAAAACTTTTCATGCTGCGGGTTTTAGGCGTTTTTTAAATTCGGCTCCTATGCCGGTTGCAGTTTGCGCAGTGGACGGCGGATGGAAGTTATCCTCTCTTACGCGCTTGGCAAAAAATTTAAAAGGCGGAGCCTATAGAATTAAGCTTTTAAAAGTCTATGACGCCCCCCTAACAAAGGAAGATCAGCTGAAGATTCTTGAAGAAGGAAAAGCCTTAATACAGGCTCAGCTTGATAAATGGCGGTCTTGCTGA
- a CDS encoding ABC transporter substrate-binding protein, which produces MGTNKFLTHIILIAIVVVLIAGCSKAENIFFKKDKAALPDRTTAKTGPRVIAGTMSIVEILDDLGYKNVAGVPSSRHPMPELYAKTEKIGMPLQPDIETVKRLNADIYLASLGSKPTLDKIFQNQNIKTDYVDLNSYEACLNTIKHLGEITSKQKEAEHIIQTIEAKTLEVRRSIYSKKSPKVLMLLGSPKKLMMGTKNCYTGSLMEVLKIHNIANDIGDFDKSYIPINIEEIVKHQPDIIIRLTHTNSENTAESLRTEFAKNEIWQKVKAVKEDKIYDLDSNLYTVSRNIKIMQAVENLKEIIYGETEN; this is translated from the coding sequence ATGGGAACAAATAAATTTCTTACACATATTATACTAATTGCTATCGTAGTTGTACTTATTGCCGGATGTTCAAAAGCAGAGAACATATTTTTCAAAAAGGATAAAGCAGCCTTGCCTGACCGCACAACAGCAAAAACAGGGCCGCGTGTTATTGCAGGCACTATGTCCATAGTAGAAATTTTAGATGACCTCGGCTATAAAAATGTTGCAGGCGTTCCTTCAAGCCGTCATCCCATGCCTGAGCTTTATGCGAAGACCGAAAAAATCGGAATGCCATTGCAGCCAGATATCGAAACTGTAAAACGGCTGAATGCGGATATCTATTTGGCCTCCCTAGGCTCAAAACCAACATTGGATAAGATCTTCCAAAACCAAAACATAAAAACTGACTATGTCGACTTAAATTCCTATGAGGCATGTTTAAATACAATCAAACATCTGGGAGAAATAACTTCAAAACAAAAAGAGGCCGAGCACATAATTCAAACGATTGAAGCAAAAACCCTTGAAGTACGCCGCTCCATTTACAGCAAAAAAAGCCCCAAGGTCTTGATGCTTTTAGGTTCTCCTAAAAAACTGATGATGGGAACAAAAAACTGCTACACAGGAAGTTTAATGGAAGTTTTAAAAATTCACAATATCGCAAACGATATCGGAGACTTTGACAAATCCTATATTCCCATCAACATAGAAGAAATCGTAAAACATCAGCCGGACATAATCATACGCCTTACCCATACAAATTCTGAAAATACTGCCGAAAGTCTCAGGACTGAATTTGCAAAGAATGAAATTTGGCAGAAGGTAAAGGCTGTAAAAGAAGATAAAATCTACGACCTTGACAGTAATTTATACACCGTTTCACGGAACATCAAAATAATGCAGGCCGTCGAAAATTTAAAAGAAATAATCTACGGAGAAACCGAAAATTAA
- a CDS encoding PIN domain-containing protein has translation MKKVLIDLNIILDFLNKRNFHEEAANIINMCVEKKLFGFIAAHEITTLSYFLLKEKKDKNKAADIISALLDMFNIIPIDEKILREALFSPVKDYEDAVIEVSAVKNSIDYIISRNLGDFKSARVQVFTPEQFFIKVSNS, from the coding sequence ATGAAAAAGGTTCTAATTGATTTAAATATAATTTTGGATTTTCTTAACAAACGTAATTTTCACGAGGAAGCGGCAAATATTATAAATATGTGTGTCGAAAAAAAGCTATTCGGTTTCATTGCTGCTCACGAAATAACAACCCTATCTTATTTTTTATTAAAAGAAAAAAAAGATAAAAACAAGGCAGCTGATATTATTTCTGCCCTTCTTGATATGTTTAATATAATTCCTATTGATGAAAAAATTTTAAGAGAAGCTTTATTTTCTCCGGTTAAGGATTATGAAGATGCTGTAATTGAAGTAAGTGCCGTAAAAAATAGTATTGACTACATAATTTCAAGAAATTTAGGCGATTTTAAATCGGCAAGAGTTCAAGTCTTTACGCCGGAACAATTCTTTATAAAAGTATCAAACTCTTAA
- the rplS gene encoding 50S ribosomal protein L19 produces the protein MSDLIMKIEAQQKAENPPVFRVGDTVKVHFKIVEGKTERIQVYEGLVICFKNSGIGRTFTVRKNSYGVGVERVFPLHSPRIAKVEVVRPGKVRRAKLYYIRDKVGKAAKIKTLITKKDS, from the coding sequence ATGAGTGATCTGATTATGAAAATTGAAGCTCAGCAAAAGGCTGAAAACCCTCCCGTTTTCCGTGTAGGAGATACGGTTAAAGTTCACTTTAAAATCGTTGAAGGAAAGACCGAGCGAATTCAGGTTTATGAGGGCTTGGTAATCTGTTTTAAAAATTCCGGAATCGGAAGAACATTTACCGTACGAAAAAATTCTTACGGTGTAGGGGTTGAACGAGTTTTCCCCCTTCATTCACCTCGAATTGCTAAGGTTGAAGTTGTACGCCCTGGAAAGGTACGCCGAGCTAAACTTTACTATATCAGGGATAAGGTAGGTAAGGCCGCTAAGATTAAGACCCTTATTACCAAAAAAGACTCGTAA
- the uvrA gene encoding excinuclease ABC subunit UvrA: MNNKNQGGHLNKLIVKGAREHNLKNIDVELPRDKLIVISGLSGSGKSSLAFDTIFAEGQRRYVESLSAYARQFLGRMDKPDVDYIEGLSPAISIEQKTTHRNPRSTVGTVTEIYDYYRLLFARTGHAHCPSCGKEIKEQTVDQIIDTIMSWPEGTRVQILAPIIKGKKGEHQKIVSDAIAAGFVRARIDGLLVNLEDGVKLDKQKKHTIEIIVDRIRLSKDVRKRLSESVETALESSGGTLLATKQDDKDSPVTEVFFSQKNACSDCGISMPELQPRLFSFNNPIGACPECTGLGMTQHFDQDLIAPDKSLSFNEGVFVPYNPESDWNRVRFEALAAQFDFSLDTPLNKLPKKIQTIIWEGSGDTKIQFSYTSKSGSGKYSYNRPWPGIMADMNRKYNESYSASIREYYEKFMSIKPCKTCGGMRLKPEVLAVTVGNKNIHDLTCLSVGDSIEFLEKLKLTETEEHIAFQILKEIKARLEFMKNVGLDYLTLERKAATLSGGEAQRIRLATQIGSSLIGVLYILDEPSIGLHQRDNQRLIDTLLYLRNLGNTLIVVEHDEQTLRTADYIVDLGPGAGVHGGNITAQGTPDEVAKVKNSLTGQYLAGTLKMDIPKERRKGNGNALELSGVSEHNLKDVSIKIPLGAFTCITGVSGSGKSTLLTDVLYPAVSNKIMRSSIPEGAYKKLSGLEHIDKVINIDQSPIGRTPRSNPATYVGVFTGIRDLFASLPESKARGYKPGRFSFNVRGGRCEHCQGDGTLTIEMNFLPDVYIACDVCRGKRFNKETLDVRYKGKNIADVLDMTIEEASEFFAPIPHIARKLQTLLSVGLGYIKLGQSALTLSGGEAQRVKLANELAKRSTGKTLYILDEPTTGLHFADVKQLMQVIHRLIDQGNTVIMIEHNLDVILQADKIIDLGPEGGTNGGQIIAEGTPEEVAKIKKSYTGYYIKEMLERVR, translated from the coding sequence ATGAACAATAAAAATCAAGGCGGACACCTAAATAAACTCATCGTAAAGGGTGCCCGTGAACATAATTTAAAGAATATTGATGTGGAGCTTCCACGCGATAAGCTCATCGTTATATCCGGTCTTTCGGGATCGGGAAAAAGCTCCCTCGCCTTTGACACTATTTTTGCCGAGGGGCAACGCCGTTATGTCGAATCTCTTTCGGCCTATGCCCGTCAGTTTTTAGGCAGAATGGATAAGCCCGATGTGGATTACATCGAGGGGCTTTCGCCTGCTATTTCTATAGAACAAAAAACTACGCACCGCAACCCGCGTTCTACGGTCGGAACGGTAACCGAAATCTATGACTACTACCGCCTCCTTTTTGCCCGTACCGGCCATGCCCATTGTCCTTCTTGCGGAAAAGAGATTAAGGAGCAGACGGTTGACCAGATTATAGATACCATTATGAGCTGGCCGGAAGGAACCCGCGTTCAGATTCTCGCTCCCATTATAAAGGGAAAAAAGGGAGAACACCAAAAGATAGTGAGTGATGCTATCGCCGCAGGTTTTGTGCGAGCTCGTATAGACGGCCTTCTTGTAAACCTCGAAGACGGGGTAAAGCTCGATAAACAAAAAAAACACACAATCGAAATAATCGTAGACCGAATCCGGCTGTCGAAGGATGTGCGGAAACGCCTTTCGGAATCGGTGGAAACGGCCTTGGAAAGTTCCGGCGGAACCCTGCTTGCTACAAAACAGGACGATAAGGATTCTCCCGTAACCGAGGTTTTCTTTTCGCAAAAAAATGCCTGTTCTGATTGCGGCATTTCGATGCCCGAATTGCAGCCCCGCCTTTTTTCTTTTAATAACCCGATAGGGGCCTGCCCCGAATGTACGGGACTCGGAATGACTCAGCACTTTGACCAAGACCTGATAGCCCCCGATAAAAGCCTTTCGTTTAATGAGGGCGTTTTTGTTCCGTATAATCCCGAATCCGATTGGAACAGGGTGCGGTTTGAAGCCCTCGCCGCCCAATTCGATTTTTCTCTTGATACGCCATTGAACAAGCTCCCCAAAAAAATACAGACCATCATTTGGGAAGGTTCGGGCGATACAAAGATTCAGTTTTCTTATACGTCCAAAAGCGGATCGGGGAAATATTCTTATAACCGCCCTTGGCCGGGGATAATGGCCGACATGAATCGGAAATATAACGAATCTTACTCGGCTTCTATCAGAGAATATTATGAAAAGTTTATGTCGATAAAGCCCTGCAAAACCTGCGGAGGAATGAGGCTTAAGCCCGAAGTGCTGGCAGTAACGGTGGGCAATAAAAACATTCATGACCTTACCTGTCTTTCCGTCGGGGATTCTATCGAGTTTTTGGAAAAATTGAAGTTAACCGAAACGGAAGAACACATAGCCTTTCAGATTTTAAAAGAAATTAAGGCCCGCTTGGAATTTATGAAAAATGTCGGTCTTGACTATTTAACCTTAGAAAGAAAGGCTGCAACCCTTTCAGGCGGCGAGGCTCAACGCATCAGGCTTGCGACCCAGATAGGTTCAAGTTTGATAGGAGTTCTCTATATTTTGGACGAGCCTTCGATAGGGCTTCATCAACGGGATAATCAGAGACTGATTGATACTCTTTTGTACTTGCGTAATTTGGGAAACACCCTCATCGTTGTAGAACATGACGAGCAAACCCTCCGCACGGCCGACTACATTGTCGACCTCGGTCCGGGTGCAGGCGTTCACGGGGGAAATATAACGGCCCAAGGTACGCCTGATGAAGTTGCAAAAGTAAAAAACAGTTTAACGGGTCAATATCTTGCAGGTACGCTTAAAATGGATATCCCTAAAGAAAGGCGGAAGGGTAACGGAAATGCTTTGGAGCTTTCAGGGGTGAGTGAGCATAATCTAAAAGATGTTTCTATAAAAATTCCTTTAGGAGCCTTTACCTGTATTACCGGAGTTTCGGGCTCGGGAAAATCCACCCTTTTAACCGATGTTCTGTATCCGGCAGTTTCAAATAAGATTATGCGTTCTTCTATTCCCGAAGGGGCCTATAAAAAACTGAGCGGCCTTGAGCACATAGACAAGGTTATCAATATCGATCAAAGCCCCATCGGGAGAACACCACGCTCAAACCCTGCGACCTATGTAGGCGTTTTTACGGGGATAAGGGACTTGTTTGCAAGCCTTCCCGAATCGAAGGCAAGAGGTTATAAGCCCGGCCGCTTTTCGTTTAACGTAAGGGGCGGAAGGTGCGAGCATTGTCAGGGTGACGGAACCCTCACAATCGAGATGAACTTTTTGCCCGATGTTTATATAGCCTGCGATGTTTGCCGAGGGAAAAGGTTTAACAAGGAAACCCTCGATGTCCGCTATAAGGGAAAAAACATTGCCGATGTTTTGGATATGACCATAGAGGAAGCTTCGGAATTTTTTGCTCCCATTCCTCACATTGCCCGAAAACTTCAAACCCTCTTATCGGTCGGTTTGGGCTATATAAAGTTAGGCCAATCGGCTCTTACCCTTTCGGGCGGAGAAGCCCAACGGGTAAAACTTGCAAATGAACTTGCCAAACGTTCTACAGGCAAGACCCTCTACATTTTGGATGAGCCTACAACGGGCTTACACTTTGCAGATGTCAAGCAGCTCATGCAGGTTATTCACCGCCTCATAGATCAGGGAAACACCGTCATTATGATTGAACACAACCTTGACGTTATCTTACAGGCCGATAAGATTATCGACCTCGGCCCCGAAGGCGGAACCAACGGAGGACAAATCATCGCCGAGGGAACGCCTGAAGAAGTAGCAAAGATAAAAAAGTCCTATACGGGATATTATATAAAGGAAATGCTTGAAAGAGTCAGGTAA
- a CDS encoding ATP-dependent DNA helicase, translating to MEYFDDNYFDDEYIRPLDPEKVSSLLDEGGNFASFFEKYEARKPQLSLTRSICRCFNEEAIGVFEAGTGVGKSLAYLLPAIIWAKQNKKRIVISTGTINLQQQLIEKDLPTAKKILGEAFKDTRAVLVKGRHNFLCLRRLSQALKENDFFTEGQEELEKIKEWATETKDGSRSDLDFMPSDWVWSNVCSEPDNCSMNKCPYFAGCFVMKLKKEAEAASVLVANHHILFADLSVRAEGFGYQGTAVLPSYDNIIIDEAHGIEDAAQSFFSNDISRFTLHRQINLLYRFRRGKQAGILSGIVAISKKAELFTSIINLLEVCTASFSVLEEKALQILQNVQSKGLSQTASDEAGDILSLIDTFFQNINNLNIKLESLINSADEDKDEEDYIREGFVILRRLKKMASVMENFLNRTEFPNDVFWFEKIKTSQGEAVRFIQTPLNLAPIMRRSVFMPMATVICLSATLKIGEDFNFWLNRSGLYNFTEKEIITGFFPSPFPYEKNVVFNIPTDMPMPDEIRFQEAVNETVLSLLEITQGKTLILFTSYDSLQKTCDYVRGHIDEDIKILKQGEADRMQLLDKFKEDVSSCLFATSSFWAGVDVPGESLSHVILVKLPFAVPTEPIFKARSDLIERAGGNSFMQLSVPEAVVQFRQGFGRLMRSNTDRGIVTVLDKRLLVKRYGSIFIQSIPKTLQCFSETKDILNKIEDFLYNR from the coding sequence ATGGAATATTTTGACGACAATTATTTTGATGATGAATATATAAGGCCCCTTGACCCTGAAAAGGTTTCAAGCCTATTGGATGAAGGCGGAAATTTTGCTTCTTTTTTTGAAAAATATGAGGCCCGCAAACCTCAACTGTCTTTAACAAGATCTATCTGCCGATGTTTTAATGAAGAAGCTATCGGCGTATTCGAAGCAGGTACGGGGGTCGGCAAAAGTTTAGCTTATCTTTTGCCGGCTATTATCTGGGCAAAACAGAATAAAAAGCGTATTGTAATTTCTACAGGTACGATTAATTTACAGCAGCAGCTTATCGAAAAAGATTTACCGACCGCAAAAAAAATATTGGGTGAGGCTTTTAAGGATACAAGGGCTGTTTTGGTAAAGGGTCGGCATAATTTTTTATGTCTCCGCCGCTTGTCTCAGGCCTTGAAAGAAAATGATTTTTTTACGGAAGGACAGGAAGAGCTTGAAAAAATAAAAGAATGGGCTACGGAAACAAAGGATGGGAGCCGCTCCGATCTTGACTTTATGCCTTCAGACTGGGTTTGGTCGAATGTGTGTTCCGAGCCTGATAACTGTTCAATGAATAAATGTCCTTACTTTGCAGGCTGCTTTGTGATGAAGTTAAAAAAAGAGGCTGAAGCCGCTTCCGTATTGGTGGCAAACCATCATATCCTTTTTGCAGATCTTTCGGTCCGTGCAGAAGGCTTCGGATATCAGGGAACTGCTGTGCTCCCTTCTTATGACAACATAATAATAGACGAAGCTCATGGAATTGAAGATGCTGCCCAAAGTTTTTTTTCAAATGATATTTCACGGTTTACCTTGCATAGGCAAATTAATTTGCTTTACCGTTTTAGGCGCGGAAAACAAGCCGGCATTTTAAGCGGTATAGTTGCAATTTCTAAAAAAGCGGAGCTTTTTACTTCTATTATAAATTTGCTGGAAGTATGCACGGCTTCTTTTAGCGTCCTTGAAGAAAAAGCCTTACAGATATTACAAAATGTTCAGTCCAAGGGGCTTTCTCAAACTGCAAGCGATGAGGCTGGCGATATTTTATCATTGATAGATACTTTTTTTCAAAATATAAATAATCTTAATATAAAACTTGAAAGTCTGATAAATTCGGCTGATGAGGATAAGGATGAAGAAGATTATATAAGAGAAGGCTTTGTAATTTTACGCCGCTTAAAAAAAATGGCTTCAGTGATGGAAAATTTTTTAAACCGGACGGAATTCCCAAATGATGTTTTTTGGTTTGAGAAAATAAAAACTTCTCAAGGTGAGGCAGTTAGGTTTATTCAAACACCTTTAAACTTAGCTCCAATAATGCGCCGCTCCGTTTTTATGCCTATGGCAACGGTTATCTGCCTTTCGGCTACTTTAAAAATAGGGGAGGATTTTAATTTTTGGCTTAATAGAAGCGGACTTTATAATTTTACCGAAAAAGAAATTATAACGGGCTTTTTCCCTTCTCCCTTCCCTTATGAAAAAAATGTTGTTTTTAATATTCCCACGGACATGCCCATGCCTGATGAAATTCGTTTTCAAGAAGCTGTAAACGAAACAGTGCTTTCCCTGTTGGAAATAACTCAAGGTAAAACCCTCATCTTGTTTACATCTTATGACTCGCTTCAAAAAACTTGCGATTATGTCAGAGGACACATCGATGAGGATATAAAAATCTTAAAACAAGGCGAGGCTGACAGGATGCAGCTTTTAGACAAGTTTAAGGAAGATGTTTCGAGCTGTTTGTTTGCTACATCTTCCTTTTGGGCCGGAGTGGATGTACCGGGGGAGTCTCTTTCCCATGTAATTTTGGTAAAACTTCCGTTTGCTGTTCCGACTGAGCCTATTTTTAAAGCCCGGTCGGATTTAATTGAACGAGCCGGAGGAAATTCCTTTATGCAGCTGAGTGTGCCGGAAGCGGTTGTGCAGTTTAGGCAGGGCTTCGGAAGGCTTATGCGCTCCAACACCGATAGAGGAATAGTTACGGTTTTGGATAAGCGTCTTTTGGTAAAACGGTACGGCTCTATATTTATTCAAAGTATTCCTAAAACTCTTCAATGTTTTTCTGAAACTAAAGACATATTGAATAAAATAGAAGATTTTTTGTATAATAGGTAA
- a CDS encoding FecCD family ABC transporter permease — MPDKRRRKMLIFLFISCILLALSVLAAIYFGSTRIPLNEIIKIIFYHENSDFAIIIWDIRIPRIILALIVGANLAASGALLQAVIQNPLADPGIIGISSGAKLGLLLALLIFPQFVTAAPLFAFIGAMGAAVLVYLLAWKGGVKTVRLILAGVAVNAFFAGVSYLITILNSDKIQNIMLWLSGNLSGRSMYDVKLMLPYSLIGLTAALAAIRPSNLLLFGDEKAGSLGLNITKSRILISLTASFLAAISTSLVGVISFVGLVIPHIVRLITGPNYKYLLPLSILNGGIFLLIADTFARTIAAPIELPVGTLMALVGGPFFVYLLRRK, encoded by the coding sequence ATGCCGGATAAACGCCGAAGAAAAATGCTTATCTTTCTCTTTATTTCTTGTATTCTTCTAGCCTTATCCGTTTTGGCTGCAATCTATTTCGGAAGCACAAGGATACCTCTGAATGAGATTATAAAAATTATATTCTATCATGAAAATTCCGATTTTGCCATAATTATTTGGGACATAAGAATTCCCAGAATTATTTTAGCTTTGATAGTCGGAGCAAACCTTGCAGCTTCAGGTGCCCTTCTCCAAGCGGTTATTCAAAACCCATTGGCAGACCCCGGAATAATAGGCATTTCAAGCGGAGCAAAGCTGGGGCTCTTACTGGCTCTCTTAATTTTTCCGCAATTTGTTACGGCAGCCCCCCTCTTCGCATTTATAGGGGCAATGGGTGCGGCAGTCTTGGTTTACCTTTTGGCTTGGAAAGGCGGAGTAAAAACCGTCCGCCTTATTTTGGCAGGGGTTGCAGTAAACGCTTTTTTTGCAGGAGTAAGTTATCTTATCACAATCTTAAACAGCGATAAAATTCAAAACATCATGCTTTGGCTCAGCGGAAACCTTTCGGGACGCAGTATGTATGATGTCAAACTTATGCTGCCCTACTCGCTCATAGGCCTTACAGCCGCCCTTGCAGCCATCCGTCCGAGCAATCTCCTTTTATTCGGAGACGAAAAGGCCGGCAGTTTAGGCTTAAACATTACAAAAAGCCGAATTCTAATTTCGCTCACAGCCTCCTTTTTGGCAGCTATTTCCACATCCCTCGTCGGAGTCATAAGCTTTGTAGGCCTTGTAATTCCCCACATCGTAAGACTTATAACAGGCCCCAACTACAAATATCTTTTACCCCTTTCGATATTAAACGGAGGGATATTTTTGCTTATAGCCGACACATTTGCGCGCACAATAGCAGCACCTATAGAGTTACCTGTCGGTACCCTGATGGCTCTGGTCGGCGGCCCTTTTTTTGTTTATCTTTTAAGGAGGAAGTAA
- a CDS encoding gamma-glutamyl-gamma-aminobutyrate hydrolase family protein, with protein MKNKPVIGISASISFDKDEYFAGFEHVNVSYACVDSIKRANALPMVIPVIDDPEAVSALVEKLDAVLLSGGHDVNPLLWNEEPYKKLSGILPKRDKFDFLLIKSAYEQKKPIMGICRGCQILNVYFGGSLWQDIDEHVEFYIKHKQQAAYNEATHSIQVEKNSGLYHILGDKVLVNSYHHMAIKNPGSGFEVTARAQDGIIEMIENFSSDSFMFGVQWHPEMLSERNTKMQELFNYFVSKIS; from the coding sequence ATGAAAAATAAGCCTGTTATTGGGATATCTGCAAGTATATCTTTTGATAAAGACGAATACTTTGCCGGATTTGAGCATGTAAATGTGAGTTATGCTTGTGTAGATTCGATCAAAAGAGCAAATGCCCTTCCTATGGTCATTCCCGTAATTGATGATCCTGAGGCGGTAAGCGCTCTGGTTGAAAAACTTGATGCTGTTCTTTTAAGCGGGGGGCACGATGTAAATCCTCTTTTGTGGAATGAAGAGCCTTATAAAAAACTTTCCGGTATTTTACCCAAAAGGGATAAGTTTGATTTTCTTTTAATAAAATCTGCCTATGAACAAAAGAAACCTATTATGGGAATTTGCAGAGGCTGTCAAATCTTAAATGTTTATTTCGGCGGTTCTCTTTGGCAAGATATAGACGAACATGTAGAGTTTTATATTAAGCATAAACAGCAGGCGGCTTATAATGAAGCCACCCATTCTATTCAAGTAGAAAAAAATTCAGGCCTTTACCATATTTTGGGGGATAAGGTTTTGGTAAACTCTTATCATCACATGGCTATAAAAAATCCCGGATCAGGTTTTGAGGTTACGGCAAGAGCCCAAGACGGTATTATAGAGATGATTGAGAATTTTTCTTCAGATTCTTTTATGTTCGGAGTACAGTGGCACCCTGAGATGTTAAGCGAAAGAAATACAAAAATGCAGGAGCTTTTTAATTATTTCGTATCCAAAATAAGTTAG
- a CDS encoding DUF6364 family protein translates to MPKKLTLSIDNELIDFAHLYSRKSGISISRLFEQYLMNLRNTDNQHKLNPKTAALYGIFEKHPIPDKKELRKEFYEKGSN, encoded by the coding sequence ATGCCAAAAAAACTTACTTTAAGTATCGATAATGAACTGATAGATTTTGCCCATCTTTACTCCCGAAAAAGCGGAATATCTATTTCAAGGTTATTTGAACAATATCTTATGAATTTACGGAACACCGATAACCAACACAAGCTTAACCCCAAAACAGCCGCCTTGTATGGAATCTTTGAAAAACACCCTATACCGGATAAAAAAGAATTGCGGAAAGAATTTTATGAAAAAGGTTCTAATTGA